The following coding sequences lie in one Apostichopus japonicus isolate 1M-3 chromosome 13, ASM3797524v1, whole genome shotgun sequence genomic window:
- the LOC139978163 gene encoding uncharacterized protein isoform X2 gives MVTVDIAPGLVICYPVVVVIHHCIYVLCMTEIPVPTPTATECLCEPSSAPTEMHETTLIRTISLGPSSSSVAPEVPPTKPVENTTTVVLFTTTVEPGPGKDAPVTAIHPEGNGKEGNDIPNGSGNSANDPDSNHIGAESEASIGNQSNTQQLLVILVIAGWALFLICLPVIIFLIVSNRSKVKMTRHPISAVNTEFPPSTPKQKIDGENQVNHLHLNGHSTYHHLSPQVSLQESSTGQPPSSVEQSRSHTPSKAATLERGTPQGASRTQSLSRAKPTGPPPVPPKRTSSVLSHNGPRCPPIAYTKGPQRGSNPTTPTKKRLNSSSSSDSSDREPPPYRPLSGGSEDDRRRRPSGASNHEVQPEFDPGWYQNQVRSHEQSV, from the exons ATGGTTACCGTGGACATTGCTCCAGGGTTGGTGATTTGTTATCCCGTTGTTGTCGTCATCCATCATTGCATCTATGTTTTATGCATGACAGAGATACCTGTACCCACGCCGACAGCCACTGAATGCCTCTGTGAACCTTCATCAGCACCGACTG AAATGCACGAAACGACACTCATAAGGACCATCTCCTTGGGCCCCTCCTCTTCATCTGTAGCCCCAGAGGTCCCTCCTACAAAACCAGTGGAGAACACCACTACAGTTGTTTTGTTCACAACAACAGTTGAGCCAG GTCCTGGAAAGGACGCACCGGTTACCGCGATCCATCCAGAAGGCAATGGAAAGGAAGGTAACGATATACCAAATGGAAGCGGAAACTCAGCAAATGACCCTGATAGCAACCACATAGGGGCCG AGAGTGAAGCTAGCATCGGAAATCAATCGAACACCCAACAGCTGCTGGTGATCTTGGTCATCGCGGGATGGGCGCTGTTCCTGATCTGCCTACCCGTCATTATCTTTTTGATTGTCTCCAACAGAAGCAAGG TAAAAATGACAAGACATCCCATCTCTGCGGTAAACACTGAATTTCCTCCTAGTA CTCCCAAACAGAAGATAGATGGCGAGAACCAAGTGAACCACCTCCATCTAAACGGGCACTCCACATATCACCACCTATCCCCACAAGTCTCCCTTCAAGAATCATCAACGGGTCAGCCACCCAGCTCGGTAGAACAGTCCCGCTCCCATACCCCGTCAAAGGCGGCCACTTTGGAACGAGGCACTCCTCAGGGCGCGAGTCGTACCCAGAGCCTGTCTAGGGCGAAACCGACAGGCCCACCTCCTGTTCCCCCAAAGCGTACCAGCAGCGTGCTTTCTCACAACGGCCCACGGTGCCCACCAATTGCCTACACGAAAGGTCCTCAGAGGGGAAGCAATCCAACCACGCCCACAAAGAAGAGGCTGAACTCATCCTCGTCGAGCGATAGCTCTGACAGGGAACCTCCACCGTATCGTCCACTCTCCGGTGGTTCAGAGGATGACCGGAGGAGGCGACCGTCCGGAGCCTCTAACCACGAGGTTCAACCGGAGTTTGATCCGGGCTGGTATCAAAACCAAGTAAGATCTCACGAACAGTCGGTTTAG
- the LOC139978163 gene encoding uncharacterized protein isoform X6, protein MVTVDIAPGLVICYPVVVVIHHCIYVLCMTEIPVPTPTATECLCEPSSAPTEMHETTLIRTISLGPSSSSVAPEVPPTKPVENTTTVVLFTTTVEPESEASIGNQSNTQQLLVILVIAGWALFLICLPVIIFLIVSNRSKGNYVTTATDENFLGPIKMTRHPISAVNTEFPPSTPKQKIDGENQVNHLHLNGHSTYHHLSPQVSLQESSTGQPPSSVEQSRSHTPSKAATLERGTPQGASRTQSLSRAKPTGPPPVPPKRTSSVLSHNGPRCPPIAYTKGPQRGSNPTTPTKKRLNSSSSSDSSDREPPPYRPLSGGSEDDRRRRPSGASNHEVQPEFDPGWYQNQVRSHEQSV, encoded by the exons ATGGTTACCGTGGACATTGCTCCAGGGTTGGTGATTTGTTATCCCGTTGTTGTCGTCATCCATCATTGCATCTATGTTTTATGCATGACAGAGATACCTGTACCCACGCCGACAGCCACTGAATGCCTCTGTGAACCTTCATCAGCACCGACTG AAATGCACGAAACGACACTCATAAGGACCATCTCCTTGGGCCCCTCCTCTTCATCTGTAGCCCCAGAGGTCCCTCCTACAAAACCAGTGGAGAACACCACTACAGTTGTTTTGTTCACAACAACAGTTGAGCCAG AGAGTGAAGCTAGCATCGGAAATCAATCGAACACCCAACAGCTGCTGGTGATCTTGGTCATCGCGGGATGGGCGCTGTTCCTGATCTGCCTACCCGTCATTATCTTTTTGATTGTCTCCAACAGAAGCAAGGGTAACTATGTGACCACTGCTACTGATGAAAACTTCCTAGGTCCAA TAAAAATGACAAGACATCCCATCTCTGCGGTAAACACTGAATTTCCTCCTAGTA CTCCCAAACAGAAGATAGATGGCGAGAACCAAGTGAACCACCTCCATCTAAACGGGCACTCCACATATCACCACCTATCCCCACAAGTCTCCCTTCAAGAATCATCAACGGGTCAGCCACCCAGCTCGGTAGAACAGTCCCGCTCCCATACCCCGTCAAAGGCGGCCACTTTGGAACGAGGCACTCCTCAGGGCGCGAGTCGTACCCAGAGCCTGTCTAGGGCGAAACCGACAGGCCCACCTCCTGTTCCCCCAAAGCGTACCAGCAGCGTGCTTTCTCACAACGGCCCACGGTGCCCACCAATTGCCTACACGAAAGGTCCTCAGAGGGGAAGCAATCCAACCACGCCCACAAAGAAGAGGCTGAACTCATCCTCGTCGAGCGATAGCTCTGACAGGGAACCTCCACCGTATCGTCCACTCTCCGGTGGTTCAGAGGATGACCGGAGGAGGCGACCGTCCGGAGCCTCTAACCACGAGGTTCAACCGGAGTTTGATCCGGGCTGGTATCAAAACCAAGTAAGATCTCACGAACAGTCGGTTTAG
- the LOC139978163 gene encoding uncharacterized protein isoform X1, translating into MVTVDIAPGLVICYPVVVVIHHCIYVLCMTEIPVPTPTATECLCEPSSAPTEMHETTLIRTISLGPSSSSVAPEVPPTKPVENTTTVVLFTTTVEPGPGKDAPVTAIHPEGNGKEGNDIPNGSGNSANDPDSNHIGAESEASIGNQSNTQQLLVILVIAGWALFLICLPVIIFLIVSNRSKGNYVTTATDENFLGPIKMTRHPISAVNTEFPPSTPKQKIDGENQVNHLHLNGHSTYHHLSPQVSLQESSTGQPPSSVEQSRSHTPSKAATLERGTPQGASRTQSLSRAKPTGPPPVPPKRTSSVLSHNGPRCPPIAYTKGPQRGSNPTTPTKKRLNSSSSSDSSDREPPPYRPLSGGSEDDRRRRPSGASNHEVQPEFDPGWYQNQVRSHEQSV; encoded by the exons ATGGTTACCGTGGACATTGCTCCAGGGTTGGTGATTTGTTATCCCGTTGTTGTCGTCATCCATCATTGCATCTATGTTTTATGCATGACAGAGATACCTGTACCCACGCCGACAGCCACTGAATGCCTCTGTGAACCTTCATCAGCACCGACTG AAATGCACGAAACGACACTCATAAGGACCATCTCCTTGGGCCCCTCCTCTTCATCTGTAGCCCCAGAGGTCCCTCCTACAAAACCAGTGGAGAACACCACTACAGTTGTTTTGTTCACAACAACAGTTGAGCCAG GTCCTGGAAAGGACGCACCGGTTACCGCGATCCATCCAGAAGGCAATGGAAAGGAAGGTAACGATATACCAAATGGAAGCGGAAACTCAGCAAATGACCCTGATAGCAACCACATAGGGGCCG AGAGTGAAGCTAGCATCGGAAATCAATCGAACACCCAACAGCTGCTGGTGATCTTGGTCATCGCGGGATGGGCGCTGTTCCTGATCTGCCTACCCGTCATTATCTTTTTGATTGTCTCCAACAGAAGCAAGGGTAACTATGTGACCACTGCTACTGATGAAAACTTCCTAGGTCCAA TAAAAATGACAAGACATCCCATCTCTGCGGTAAACACTGAATTTCCTCCTAGTA CTCCCAAACAGAAGATAGATGGCGAGAACCAAGTGAACCACCTCCATCTAAACGGGCACTCCACATATCACCACCTATCCCCACAAGTCTCCCTTCAAGAATCATCAACGGGTCAGCCACCCAGCTCGGTAGAACAGTCCCGCTCCCATACCCCGTCAAAGGCGGCCACTTTGGAACGAGGCACTCCTCAGGGCGCGAGTCGTACCCAGAGCCTGTCTAGGGCGAAACCGACAGGCCCACCTCCTGTTCCCCCAAAGCGTACCAGCAGCGTGCTTTCTCACAACGGCCCACGGTGCCCACCAATTGCCTACACGAAAGGTCCTCAGAGGGGAAGCAATCCAACCACGCCCACAAAGAAGAGGCTGAACTCATCCTCGTCGAGCGATAGCTCTGACAGGGAACCTCCACCGTATCGTCCACTCTCCGGTGGTTCAGAGGATGACCGGAGGAGGCGACCGTCCGGAGCCTCTAACCACGAGGTTCAACCGGAGTTTGATCCGGGCTGGTATCAAAACCAAGTAAGATCTCACGAACAGTCGGTTTAG
- the LOC139978163 gene encoding uncharacterized protein isoform X4 — MVTVDIAPGLVICYPVVVVIHHCIYVLCMTEIPVPTPTATECLCEPSSAPTEMHETTLIRTISLGPSSSSVAPEVPPTKPVENTTTVVLFTTTVEPGPGKDAPVTAIHPEGNGKEESEASIGNQSNTQQLLVILVIAGWALFLICLPVIIFLIVSNRSKGNYVTTATDENFLGPIKMTRHPISAVNTEFPPSTPKQKIDGENQVNHLHLNGHSTYHHLSPQVSLQESSTGQPPSSVEQSRSHTPSKAATLERGTPQGASRTQSLSRAKPTGPPPVPPKRTSSVLSHNGPRCPPIAYTKGPQRGSNPTTPTKKRLNSSSSSDSSDREPPPYRPLSGGSEDDRRRRPSGASNHEVQPEFDPGWYQNQVRSHEQSV; from the exons ATGGTTACCGTGGACATTGCTCCAGGGTTGGTGATTTGTTATCCCGTTGTTGTCGTCATCCATCATTGCATCTATGTTTTATGCATGACAGAGATACCTGTACCCACGCCGACAGCCACTGAATGCCTCTGTGAACCTTCATCAGCACCGACTG AAATGCACGAAACGACACTCATAAGGACCATCTCCTTGGGCCCCTCCTCTTCATCTGTAGCCCCAGAGGTCCCTCCTACAAAACCAGTGGAGAACACCACTACAGTTGTTTTGTTCACAACAACAGTTGAGCCAG GTCCTGGAAAGGACGCACCGGTTACCGCGATCCATCCAGAAGGCAATGGAAAGGAAG AGAGTGAAGCTAGCATCGGAAATCAATCGAACACCCAACAGCTGCTGGTGATCTTGGTCATCGCGGGATGGGCGCTGTTCCTGATCTGCCTACCCGTCATTATCTTTTTGATTGTCTCCAACAGAAGCAAGGGTAACTATGTGACCACTGCTACTGATGAAAACTTCCTAGGTCCAA TAAAAATGACAAGACATCCCATCTCTGCGGTAAACACTGAATTTCCTCCTAGTA CTCCCAAACAGAAGATAGATGGCGAGAACCAAGTGAACCACCTCCATCTAAACGGGCACTCCACATATCACCACCTATCCCCACAAGTCTCCCTTCAAGAATCATCAACGGGTCAGCCACCCAGCTCGGTAGAACAGTCCCGCTCCCATACCCCGTCAAAGGCGGCCACTTTGGAACGAGGCACTCCTCAGGGCGCGAGTCGTACCCAGAGCCTGTCTAGGGCGAAACCGACAGGCCCACCTCCTGTTCCCCCAAAGCGTACCAGCAGCGTGCTTTCTCACAACGGCCCACGGTGCCCACCAATTGCCTACACGAAAGGTCCTCAGAGGGGAAGCAATCCAACCACGCCCACAAAGAAGAGGCTGAACTCATCCTCGTCGAGCGATAGCTCTGACAGGGAACCTCCACCGTATCGTCCACTCTCCGGTGGTTCAGAGGATGACCGGAGGAGGCGACCGTCCGGAGCCTCTAACCACGAGGTTCAACCGGAGTTTGATCCGGGCTGGTATCAAAACCAAGTAAGATCTCACGAACAGTCGGTTTAG
- the LOC139978163 gene encoding uncharacterized protein isoform X3, with translation MVTVDIAPGLVICYPVVVVIHHCIYVLCMTEIPVPTPTATECLCEPSSAPTEMHETTLIRTISLGPSSSSVAPEVPPTKPVENTTTVVLFTTTVEPGPGKDAPVTAIHPEGNGKEGNDIPNGSGNSANDPDSNHIGAESEASIGNQSNTQQLLVILVIAGWALFLICLPVIIFLIVSNRSKGNYVTTATDENFLGPTPKQKIDGENQVNHLHLNGHSTYHHLSPQVSLQESSTGQPPSSVEQSRSHTPSKAATLERGTPQGASRTQSLSRAKPTGPPPVPPKRTSSVLSHNGPRCPPIAYTKGPQRGSNPTTPTKKRLNSSSSSDSSDREPPPYRPLSGGSEDDRRRRPSGASNHEVQPEFDPGWYQNQVRSHEQSV, from the exons ATGGTTACCGTGGACATTGCTCCAGGGTTGGTGATTTGTTATCCCGTTGTTGTCGTCATCCATCATTGCATCTATGTTTTATGCATGACAGAGATACCTGTACCCACGCCGACAGCCACTGAATGCCTCTGTGAACCTTCATCAGCACCGACTG AAATGCACGAAACGACACTCATAAGGACCATCTCCTTGGGCCCCTCCTCTTCATCTGTAGCCCCAGAGGTCCCTCCTACAAAACCAGTGGAGAACACCACTACAGTTGTTTTGTTCACAACAACAGTTGAGCCAG GTCCTGGAAAGGACGCACCGGTTACCGCGATCCATCCAGAAGGCAATGGAAAGGAAGGTAACGATATACCAAATGGAAGCGGAAACTCAGCAAATGACCCTGATAGCAACCACATAGGGGCCG AGAGTGAAGCTAGCATCGGAAATCAATCGAACACCCAACAGCTGCTGGTGATCTTGGTCATCGCGGGATGGGCGCTGTTCCTGATCTGCCTACCCGTCATTATCTTTTTGATTGTCTCCAACAGAAGCAAGGGTAACTATGTGACCACTGCTACTGATGAAAACTTCCTAGGTCCAA CTCCCAAACAGAAGATAGATGGCGAGAACCAAGTGAACCACCTCCATCTAAACGGGCACTCCACATATCACCACCTATCCCCACAAGTCTCCCTTCAAGAATCATCAACGGGTCAGCCACCCAGCTCGGTAGAACAGTCCCGCTCCCATACCCCGTCAAAGGCGGCCACTTTGGAACGAGGCACTCCTCAGGGCGCGAGTCGTACCCAGAGCCTGTCTAGGGCGAAACCGACAGGCCCACCTCCTGTTCCCCCAAAGCGTACCAGCAGCGTGCTTTCTCACAACGGCCCACGGTGCCCACCAATTGCCTACACGAAAGGTCCTCAGAGGGGAAGCAATCCAACCACGCCCACAAAGAAGAGGCTGAACTCATCCTCGTCGAGCGATAGCTCTGACAGGGAACCTCCACCGTATCGTCCACTCTCCGGTGGTTCAGAGGATGACCGGAGGAGGCGACCGTCCGGAGCCTCTAACCACGAGGTTCAACCGGAGTTTGATCCGGGCTGGTATCAAAACCAAGTAAGATCTCACGAACAGTCGGTTTAG
- the LOC139978163 gene encoding uncharacterized protein isoform X7, which produces MVTVDIAPGLVICYPVVVVIHHCIYVLCMTEIPVPTPTATECLCEPSSAPTGPGKDAPVTAIHPEGNGKEGNDIPNGSGNSANDPDSNHIGAESEASIGNQSNTQQLLVILVIAGWALFLICLPVIIFLIVSNRSKGNYVTTATDENFLGPIKMTRHPISAVNTEFPPSTPKQKIDGENQVNHLHLNGHSTYHHLSPQVSLQESSTGQPPSSVEQSRSHTPSKAATLERGTPQGASRTQSLSRAKPTGPPPVPPKRTSSVLSHNGPRCPPIAYTKGPQRGSNPTTPTKKRLNSSSSSDSSDREPPPYRPLSGGSEDDRRRRPSGASNHEVQPEFDPGWYQNQVRSHEQSV; this is translated from the exons ATGGTTACCGTGGACATTGCTCCAGGGTTGGTGATTTGTTATCCCGTTGTTGTCGTCATCCATCATTGCATCTATGTTTTATGCATGACAGAGATACCTGTACCCACGCCGACAGCCACTGAATGCCTCTGTGAACCTTCATCAGCACCGACTG GTCCTGGAAAGGACGCACCGGTTACCGCGATCCATCCAGAAGGCAATGGAAAGGAAGGTAACGATATACCAAATGGAAGCGGAAACTCAGCAAATGACCCTGATAGCAACCACATAGGGGCCG AGAGTGAAGCTAGCATCGGAAATCAATCGAACACCCAACAGCTGCTGGTGATCTTGGTCATCGCGGGATGGGCGCTGTTCCTGATCTGCCTACCCGTCATTATCTTTTTGATTGTCTCCAACAGAAGCAAGGGTAACTATGTGACCACTGCTACTGATGAAAACTTCCTAGGTCCAA TAAAAATGACAAGACATCCCATCTCTGCGGTAAACACTGAATTTCCTCCTAGTA CTCCCAAACAGAAGATAGATGGCGAGAACCAAGTGAACCACCTCCATCTAAACGGGCACTCCACATATCACCACCTATCCCCACAAGTCTCCCTTCAAGAATCATCAACGGGTCAGCCACCCAGCTCGGTAGAACAGTCCCGCTCCCATACCCCGTCAAAGGCGGCCACTTTGGAACGAGGCACTCCTCAGGGCGCGAGTCGTACCCAGAGCCTGTCTAGGGCGAAACCGACAGGCCCACCTCCTGTTCCCCCAAAGCGTACCAGCAGCGTGCTTTCTCACAACGGCCCACGGTGCCCACCAATTGCCTACACGAAAGGTCCTCAGAGGGGAAGCAATCCAACCACGCCCACAAAGAAGAGGCTGAACTCATCCTCGTCGAGCGATAGCTCTGACAGGGAACCTCCACCGTATCGTCCACTCTCCGGTGGTTCAGAGGATGACCGGAGGAGGCGACCGTCCGGAGCCTCTAACCACGAGGTTCAACCGGAGTTTGATCCGGGCTGGTATCAAAACCAAGTAAGATCTCACGAACAGTCGGTTTAG
- the LOC139978163 gene encoding uncharacterized protein isoform X8 — protein sequence MVTVDIAPGLVICYPVVVVIHHCIYVLCMTEIPVPTPTATECLCEPSSAPTGPGKDAPVTAIHPEGNGKEESEASIGNQSNTQQLLVILVIAGWALFLICLPVIIFLIVSNRSKGNYVTTATDENFLGPIKMTRHPISAVNTEFPPSTPKQKIDGENQVNHLHLNGHSTYHHLSPQVSLQESSTGQPPSSVEQSRSHTPSKAATLERGTPQGASRTQSLSRAKPTGPPPVPPKRTSSVLSHNGPRCPPIAYTKGPQRGSNPTTPTKKRLNSSSSSDSSDREPPPYRPLSGGSEDDRRRRPSGASNHEVQPEFDPGWYQNQVRSHEQSV from the exons ATGGTTACCGTGGACATTGCTCCAGGGTTGGTGATTTGTTATCCCGTTGTTGTCGTCATCCATCATTGCATCTATGTTTTATGCATGACAGAGATACCTGTACCCACGCCGACAGCCACTGAATGCCTCTGTGAACCTTCATCAGCACCGACTG GTCCTGGAAAGGACGCACCGGTTACCGCGATCCATCCAGAAGGCAATGGAAAGGAAG AGAGTGAAGCTAGCATCGGAAATCAATCGAACACCCAACAGCTGCTGGTGATCTTGGTCATCGCGGGATGGGCGCTGTTCCTGATCTGCCTACCCGTCATTATCTTTTTGATTGTCTCCAACAGAAGCAAGGGTAACTATGTGACCACTGCTACTGATGAAAACTTCCTAGGTCCAA TAAAAATGACAAGACATCCCATCTCTGCGGTAAACACTGAATTTCCTCCTAGTA CTCCCAAACAGAAGATAGATGGCGAGAACCAAGTGAACCACCTCCATCTAAACGGGCACTCCACATATCACCACCTATCCCCACAAGTCTCCCTTCAAGAATCATCAACGGGTCAGCCACCCAGCTCGGTAGAACAGTCCCGCTCCCATACCCCGTCAAAGGCGGCCACTTTGGAACGAGGCACTCCTCAGGGCGCGAGTCGTACCCAGAGCCTGTCTAGGGCGAAACCGACAGGCCCACCTCCTGTTCCCCCAAAGCGTACCAGCAGCGTGCTTTCTCACAACGGCCCACGGTGCCCACCAATTGCCTACACGAAAGGTCCTCAGAGGGGAAGCAATCCAACCACGCCCACAAAGAAGAGGCTGAACTCATCCTCGTCGAGCGATAGCTCTGACAGGGAACCTCCACCGTATCGTCCACTCTCCGGTGGTTCAGAGGATGACCGGAGGAGGCGACCGTCCGGAGCCTCTAACCACGAGGTTCAACCGGAGTTTGATCCGGGCTGGTATCAAAACCAAGTAAGATCTCACGAACAGTCGGTTTAG
- the LOC139978163 gene encoding uncharacterized protein isoform X5, translating into MVTVDIAPGLVICYPVVVVIHHCIYVLCMTEIPVPTPTATECLCEPSSAPTEMHETTLIRTISLGPSSSSVAPEVPPTKPVENTTTVVLFTTTVEPGPGKDAPVTAIHPEGNGKEGNDIPNGSGNSANDPDSNHIGAESEASIGNQSNTQQLLVILVIAGWALFLICLPVIIFLIVSNRSKAPKQKIDGENQVNHLHLNGHSTYHHLSPQVSLQESSTGQPPSSVEQSRSHTPSKAATLERGTPQGASRTQSLSRAKPTGPPPVPPKRTSSVLSHNGPRCPPIAYTKGPQRGSNPTTPTKKRLNSSSSSDSSDREPPPYRPLSGGSEDDRRRRPSGASNHEVQPEFDPGWYQNQVRSHEQSV; encoded by the exons ATGGTTACCGTGGACATTGCTCCAGGGTTGGTGATTTGTTATCCCGTTGTTGTCGTCATCCATCATTGCATCTATGTTTTATGCATGACAGAGATACCTGTACCCACGCCGACAGCCACTGAATGCCTCTGTGAACCTTCATCAGCACCGACTG AAATGCACGAAACGACACTCATAAGGACCATCTCCTTGGGCCCCTCCTCTTCATCTGTAGCCCCAGAGGTCCCTCCTACAAAACCAGTGGAGAACACCACTACAGTTGTTTTGTTCACAACAACAGTTGAGCCAG GTCCTGGAAAGGACGCACCGGTTACCGCGATCCATCCAGAAGGCAATGGAAAGGAAGGTAACGATATACCAAATGGAAGCGGAAACTCAGCAAATGACCCTGATAGCAACCACATAGGGGCCG AGAGTGAAGCTAGCATCGGAAATCAATCGAACACCCAACAGCTGCTGGTGATCTTGGTCATCGCGGGATGGGCGCTGTTCCTGATCTGCCTACCCGTCATTATCTTTTTGATTGTCTCCAACAGAAGCAAGG CTCCCAAACAGAAGATAGATGGCGAGAACCAAGTGAACCACCTCCATCTAAACGGGCACTCCACATATCACCACCTATCCCCACAAGTCTCCCTTCAAGAATCATCAACGGGTCAGCCACCCAGCTCGGTAGAACAGTCCCGCTCCCATACCCCGTCAAAGGCGGCCACTTTGGAACGAGGCACTCCTCAGGGCGCGAGTCGTACCCAGAGCCTGTCTAGGGCGAAACCGACAGGCCCACCTCCTGTTCCCCCAAAGCGTACCAGCAGCGTGCTTTCTCACAACGGCCCACGGTGCCCACCAATTGCCTACACGAAAGGTCCTCAGAGGGGAAGCAATCCAACCACGCCCACAAAGAAGAGGCTGAACTCATCCTCGTCGAGCGATAGCTCTGACAGGGAACCTCCACCGTATCGTCCACTCTCCGGTGGTTCAGAGGATGACCGGAGGAGGCGACCGTCCGGAGCCTCTAACCACGAGGTTCAACCGGAGTTTGATCCGGGCTGGTATCAAAACCAAGTAAGATCTCACGAACAGTCGGTTTAG
- the LOC139978166 gene encoding COMM domain-containing protein 10-like, with amino-acid sequence MALMFSETSSIKRAVEKINNVESPKYARILSRILQKIHLKDERPFSEEEEEKLQGVLDLDSPDITLILETTSFFVEQAAYHLAKPANLSQQLKNIGLSEEKVTLFETSWTTQAKDIVERLRKKTLIPNQLQDVNWRLNLQMAQADRSKMKSPNAMFEFVVSADDEGGRDKIQMEFSHEELFQFYGQLETIQSQLDSLT; translated from the exons ATGGCGTTGATGTTTTCTGAGACATCCAG TATCAAGAGAGCAGTGGAGAAAATAAACAATGTTGAAAGTCCAAAATATGCCAGAATATTATCTAGAATATTACAGAAGATTCACTTAAAG GATGAAAGACCATTCtctgaggaagaagaggagaaaCTCCAAGGAGTGTTGGACCTAGACTCACCAGATATTACTCTAATTCTTGAAACAACATCATTCTTTGTAGAACAG GCTGCTTATCATCTTGCCAAACCAGCCAACTTATCCCAACAACTGAAAAACATTGGTCTGAGTGAGGAGAAG GTAACACTTTTTGAGACCAGCTGGACAACACAGGCCAAAGATATCGTGGAAAGGTTACGAAAGAAGACTCTTATCCCTAACCAG TTGCAAGACGTTAACTGGAGACTAAACCTTCAAATGGCTCAGGCTGACCGGAGTAAGATGAAATCGCCTAACGCCATGTTTGAGTTTGTGGTGTCTGCAGATGACGAGGGCGGCAGAGATAAAATACAAATGGAATTTAGTCATGAGGAGCTCTTCCAATTCTATGGCCAG CTTGAAACCATACAGTCTCAACTGGATTCATTGACGTGA